The genomic region AACACAAAAATGGTAAACAGAATGCTCGAAATTTAAGGTTTGAAATGAACGGGAACAACTGAAACAGCATAAGCTGATGCATACCAAAAGCTTGTCTTTTGTGATATGAAGCCATATGTGAAGCCAGCTGGGAATTTGTAGGCACGTGAACATAATCTGCTGACTCCAAATCACTCTCAGAGTAACTTATATGCAGTGAACTCAATCTGTTGGCGGCCTCAAAGTTCATCAAACTGTCTGAACTTCTGTTGTGAGATGAATTGTTAGAACTGCATGTCATTAACGCATGCCATCTACTGGCAACTGTCGTTATACCTTGGGCTCTACCAGAAATTTTAGTAGCTGCGTGCAGGGAAATAGTAATGCCGACAACCTGAACAATTGTGGAGACCTGAAtatttgaaggaaaaagaggAAGGAAATTTAATGCACTGAATTTTAGTCTGCAGTCAATGATGATTAGAGAGTTTTCAGAGAGGTCCAGTCTTAAAAGGGGGAATCCAATATGGTTTTAAATCTAAGCCTGTAAGAGTGAGAAGTTAATCAACCGAGAAGTAGATACATGGAAAGTATTGAACTTACTGCAAAATCGCCACTGTTTATTACAGTGATTTTTCCACTGTATATTGTGAGCTCGAGTAGAGTCACAAACTGGCTTGTGGTGACGATTATAAACTGCACAAGAAGGAAGATCCGGAACCTATGGCTTATTTTATGGAGATGATACCGCAGGCGAATATGCTCCTCCATAAATAGCAACACATTAGAATCCCTTTCAAAGAGCCTTCCATAATCATCAAAGTGGATAACTTGCAAGTTGCAGACCAAGTGAAACAAAATGCTGGCTGTTAGAGTGATTGTACTCACATAAGCCCATGATAGAACCAAAGCTACTAATACAGCAAATGACAGCCACCATGACTCGTGACGGACATATATCATGCGGATGACCTCTCGCAGAGTTTTCAAAAGAAAACATGGCAGTGCCCACCAAATGAGCAGACGTAAAGAATCCTGCAAAGATACGATACCCAAGGAAAATTCTTAGCACATTAACCACTGGAAGCCTCTGGCAAAAAATGTCTATAAAAgtttaaagaaagaaatgacATAGTTAATACTGGCAACAAGTACTCTATATTTGGTTCGTTATTCCAATATTTGCAGGCTGCAGTTAGTGTGTGCTATGCCTAATCAgcattggtaaacaaatacaaaacTGACAGAAAGCGAAGATGGAAGATTTCAATTATGTTTTCACCTGCAGCTCTCGAATTAGAAACTAAAATATGCTGAATTCTGGTAAGCACATTATGTGCATACCATCTAACCCGTAGGGTTAGTAGACGCATGACAGATTTGTACAGATAATATGTACTCATCACGCATGTAGGTCTAACGAATTTGAAGTCAGACCAAAGAGGACACCTTAACTTCACGTTCAAACATAAATTTGGATTATCTCATTTCTGACAACTATGCTCATATCATAAAACTTGAAGTTTATACAGGGAAGTTCTAGTATGCTAGTATGCACCGACATCGATGGCTATTAGACCTTTGGCCGCACATCCCAAAATTCATTCATTCGATGCATGTCATACACTGGAGCACAGAAGAATTCACGGTTGATATACAAAGCACACACAACATGTTCACAACACAATTATCAAGCAAACCATTTCATATCATACCTTAATCTGCTTGATGTAATCGTTTCGAAACCGAACGATACGGCCACTATAGCGATCAACAAAGAGGAACCTCCGAATGCCATACTTGCGAAGACAGTGAGAGATGCAGAGCAAAGAGACCGCCGCCAGAACCGCCTGCGATGCCACGATAGTGAGCTCGAACCATTTAACCTGATACTTGTCGCAGTCCGAACAGTTGAATATCTCTAGCACCACCACCGGGAGAACAACACCGAGAAGAACCAGAGCAGTCCAGGACAGCGCAAACCTCAACCAAGAAGATTGACTGAAGCCCAATAGAGTGAGAAACGTTTCTAGCCGTTGGAGGGTCTGGTCCAATTGGGTATCTTTGCATTCTCCTTCTGGTGCTTGGTGACGGTTGTTGTGATTTGAATCGAGAAGAAGGGTGAGTTGGGAAGGCGGATCCTCTCCTTTTAGAGGGTCCGCCATGGAGGAGTAGGAGTTTACTTAGGAGCTTAATTAGGGAGCTTAAAGCTGGGATTTTGATGGGTTTGGAGTGAAAATGGTGATTACCCAGTTGAGATTTTGGTGGCAAAAGTAGGTAAGTAGATTTTTTGGTTAGGAGCTTAATCATTGAGAATCCGATCAAACCCTTGATTCAATCTTAAGTCACTTTTTGGTCttatttggtcaattttttgtTAGTTGAGGCAGTGTGCGCATCGACCAGAAAGCCGGGAATAACCTTTTGTTAAAGAGAATTGCTAGGCATACTCGCTCAGAAGCGAGTCCAATGCACTCTCTTATAATTCCTGTTATGCCCC from Pyrus communis chromosome 4, drPyrComm1.1, whole genome shotgun sequence harbors:
- the LOC137732306 gene encoding uncharacterized protein isoform X2 encodes the protein MADPLKGEDPPSQLTLLLDSNHNNRHQAPEGECKDTQLDQTLQRLETFLTLLGFSQSSWLRFALSWTALVLLGVVLPVVVLEIFNCSDCDKYQVKWFELTIVASQAVLAAVSLLCISHCLRKYGIRRFLFVDRYSGRIVRFRNDYIKQIKDSLRLLIWWALPCFLLKTLREVIRMIYVRHESWWLSFAVLVALVLSWAYVSTITLTASILFHLVCNLQVIHFDDYGRLFERDSNVLLFMEEHIRLRYHLHKISHRFRIFLLVQFIIVTTSQFVTLLELTIYSGKITVINSGDFAVVGITISLHAATKISGRAQGITTVASRWHALMTCSSNNSSHNRSSDSLMNFEAANRLSSLHISYSESDLESADYVHVPTNSQLASHMASYHKRQAFVLYLQTNHGGITIFGWMVDRDLLTTIFFIEPSLITFVLGQTIAFSST
- the LOC137732306 gene encoding uncharacterized protein isoform X1, producing the protein MADPLKGEDPPSQLTLLLDSNHNNRHQAPEGECKDTQLDQTLQRLETFLTLLGFSQSSWLRFALSWTALVLLGVVLPVVVLEIFNCSDCDKYQVKWFELTIVASQAVLAAVSLLCISHCLRKYGIRRFLFVDRYSGRIVRFRNDYIKQIKDSLRLLIWWALPCFLLKTLREVIRMIYVRHESWWLSFAVLVALVLSWAYVSTITLTASILFHLVCNLQVIHFDDYGRLFERDSNVLLFMEEHIRLRYHLHKISHRFRIFLLVQFIIVTTSQFVTLLELTIYSGKITVINSGDFAVSTIVQVVGITISLHAATKISGRAQGITTVASRWHALMTCSSNNSSHNRSSDSLMNFEAANRLSSLHISYSESDLESADYVHVPTNSQLASHMASYHKRQAFVLYLQTNHGGITIFGWMVDRDLLTTIFFIEPSLITFVLGQTIAFSST